GGCCACCTCGAGCGCGATCACACCGCCGAACGAGTGCCCGAGCAGCAGGTAGGGCCCGTGGGGCCGAAGAAGCCGGATCGTGCGCGCGTGCCGACGCGCGATCGCCGCGACCGACCAGTCCGGGACGGCCCGGTGCGACAACCCGTGTGCCTGGATCGCATAGACCGGCCGCTCGCCGGCGAAATGGGTCGCGATCCCCGCCATGACGACGGCGTGGCCGCCCGCGCCCGCGAAGCAGAACAGCGGCGTGCCCGTGCCGTCGGTGCGCAGCGGCAGCACGTCGTGGTGGCGCAACGTGTCGATGTCGATGTTGGCCTTCGATACCTGCCGGGCGAGCTCGGCGACCGTGCCGGCCCGCGCGACGACCGAGGACGGCAGCGGCACCTGAAGCTCGGTCCGAATCCGCGTCGCGACCTCCTCGGCGAGCAGCGCGTCCCCGCCCAGCGCGCGGAAGTCATCGTGGACGCCGACGGTCTGCAGGCCCAGCGCCCGCGCCCACACCCCGGCGACGGCCTCTTCCCAGTCGTCACGCGGCTCGTCACCGGCCAGGGGCGGCGGCGCCGACGGGAGCGCGGCCCGGTCGACCTCGCCGACGACGGTGCGCGGCAGCGCGGGCACGACCACGACGGCCGCCGGAATCGCGGAGTGGGGCAGGCCGGCGGCGAGCAGCGACCGGCGGACGGCGGCAGGCGACGGCTCGCGGCCCGGCGCTGGCACCACGTAGGCGACCAGCCGGGGTGGCTCGGTCGACCGGTCGGTCACCACCACCGCGTCGGCGACGTCGTCGGCGCCGAGCAGCGCCGCCTCGATCTCGACCGGCTCCGCCAGGTAGCCGCGCACCGCTCACCATCCCATCAACCGCCCAGCACCCGAGACGGGTATTAGAGCACCCTTTGCTAGGGGATGTCCGCCCCGGGTCGGCTCGGTTGCCGACCCGGAACGCGGATCCCGGCTCGGGGCGGGCTGGGCGTGGGGGTTCGCGCTACTCGGTTTCGAGGAGACCCTGGATCTGGCCGGCGCGGGACGCGGTTCGCGCACCGACGCCGAGCACCTGCAGGAAGCCCTCGGAGTCCTTGTGGTCGAAGGCGCCGACCCGGCTCATCGAGGCGTCCTCCTCGCTGTAGAGCGAGTGCGGGATGTCCGCCGCGGCGGCGAAGTTGACGGTGCCCTTGTAGAGCTCGAGCGTGATCGAGCCGGTGGCGAGTTGGGCGACCTCGGAGACGACCTTGCGCGCGAGCTGCGAGCCAAGGTCCTCTCCGTAGGCCTGGTACAGCTGCTCGCCGAGGAAGTCCGACGCGAACTCGAAGATCTTCCTGGCGCGGCGGTCCAGGATCGTCTGCAGCAGGTACTCGTAGGCGCTGCCCAACAGCTCCATGCCGGGAGCCTCGTAGACGCCGCGGGACTTCACGCCGACGAAGCGGTTCTCGACGAGGTGCAGGTTGATGCCGACGCTGTTCCGGCCGCCGATCTGGTTGGCGAGCTCGAGGACCTCCGCCGGGTCGGAGACCGGCTGACCGGCGATCGAAACCGGGCGTCCCTTCTCGAACACGACCGTGACCAGCTCCGGCTGGTCAGGGGCGTCGACGGGGCGGACACCCATGATCGGGCTGACGAAGTTGGCGCCGGTACCCAGCGACTCGAGCACGCCGGCCTCGTGGGTGAGGCCCAGCAGGTTGGCGTCGGTCGAGTAGGGCGACTTACGGGTGGCCTGGATCGGCAGACCGTGCTTCTCGCAGTAGTCGATCATCTCCTCGCGGCCACCGAAGGCGTCGAGGAAGGCCTGGTCGCGCCAGGGCGCGTAGACGGAGACGCTGGGCGCCAGCATGTTCGGGACGAGCTGGAACCGCGCCTGGTCGTTGCCTCGTCCAGTCGCGCCGTGACTGAGGATCTTGATGCCGCGCTCGAGGATGTGCGGAAGCATCCCGCGAATCGTCACGTACCGGCCCAGCGGGGTCGTGTTCCAGTACCGGCCCTCATACCGGGTGAGGCCCTGAACGGCCTGGATGCCGGCCTCACCCATCTCTGTGCGGAGCGGGACGATGACGGACTCGACCGCGCCGCAGGCCTTCATCCGCTCGGCGACGACGTCGAGGCCCTCGCGCTCGTCCGGCTGGCCGAGGTCCGCGGTGAAGCAGATGACCTTGACGTCGTGCGAGGTCAGCCAGTGGGTGACCGTACAACTGTCGAGCCCGCCCGACGCGAAGAAGGCGACGCTCTCGCCCTTGAGGTCCTTGATCTCCATGCCGTCCCGCTCCCGTCCGATGGGCCCAGTTGGACCCTTGACCAGCCAGCATCGGGCCCGGCCGCCGTCGGCGGTTCCGGATGCCCAAGTCTTCCGCGCCCCGCCGCGTCACCACGGCGGTTCCCGGCATCACGCCGCTCCGAGACCCTCCCCAGGGCCAAGCGACGGACCACAGCCTGCCTGGTCAGCACCCCATGCACCCGTCTCGGACGCTATGACCTGACCCGCACCTGCACCGCAATTCTATACACGCCTTCGCATGTTCATCCAGCATCGGTCGACCGGCCTCCCGCGACCGGACCGCTCGCGATCGGACCTCCTGCCTGGCGAACCAGCCAACCGCGGCTCCTGGCCTCGGATGCGGCTCAGCTCAGCCTCCGGCGGCGGAGCCGGTTCGGCGCGGGGCCGCCATCAGATCGTGGATGAGCGGCTCGTAGTGCTCGATGGGGTTGGTCGGGTAGTCCGGGTCGAACGAGGTCTGGTCGTACTCGGCGCAGAACTCGGCCGTGAGGTCGAAGCTCGGGTTGTCGCGGTGCCTGTCCCGGATGTTCCGGTCGATCCCGAAGTACTGGAA
Above is a window of Pseudofrankia saprophytica DNA encoding:
- a CDS encoding alpha/beta fold hydrolase; the protein is MRGYLAEPVEIEAALLGADDVADAVVVTDRSTEPPRLVAYVVPAPGREPSPAAVRRSLLAAGLPHSAIPAAVVVVPALPRTVVGEVDRAALPSAPPPLAGDEPRDDWEEAVAGVWARALGLQTVGVHDDFRALGGDALLAEEVATRIRTELQVPLPSSVVARAGTVAELARQVSKANIDIDTLRHHDVLPLRTDGTGTPLFCFAGAGGHAVVMAGIATHFAGERPVYAIQAHGLSHRAVPDWSVAAIARRHARTIRLLRPHGPYLLLGHSFGGVIALEVAHLLTAIGEEVALLTIVDSFPPTKMKLTLSGSFVESHGETPPPPPPRSASAPVAEVGPDAAPDAGGPGSKLRVMFDRAAQLARLPLTGVVQWPDTRHTDNFFNQSRFLMMAYKPRPYLGRTLLWDARDTETGLRPVEGPWAEILTGDAVARTVVGDHNSVLREPLFGRLVEDMRAMLASGPDPDRAPSPGSPAGH
- the argG gene encoding argininosuccinate synthase, whose product is MEIKDLKGESVAFFASGGLDSCTVTHWLTSHDVKVICFTADLGQPDEREGLDVVAERMKACGAVESVIVPLRTEMGEAGIQAVQGLTRYEGRYWNTTPLGRYVTIRGMLPHILERGIKILSHGATGRGNDQARFQLVPNMLAPSVSVYAPWRDQAFLDAFGGREEMIDYCEKHGLPIQATRKSPYSTDANLLGLTHEAGVLESLGTGANFVSPIMGVRPVDAPDQPELVTVVFEKGRPVSIAGQPVSDPAEVLELANQIGGRNSVGINLHLVENRFVGVKSRGVYEAPGMELLGSAYEYLLQTILDRRARKIFEFASDFLGEQLYQAYGEDLGSQLARKVVSEVAQLATGSITLELYKGTVNFAAAADIPHSLYSEEDASMSRVGAFDHKDSEGFLQVLGVGARTASRAGQIQGLLETE